One part of the Vicia villosa cultivar HV-30 ecotype Madison, WI linkage group LG6, Vvil1.0, whole genome shotgun sequence genome encodes these proteins:
- the LOC131610921 gene encoding digalactosyldiacylglycerol synthase 1, chloroplastic, producing MATQHQPSSAFSFLSKGWREVRDSADADLRLMKDRANSFKNLATSFDRELENFFNSAAPGFSVAAMRSSPPAEIEFVKRLQPKLSEIRRAYSSPDFSKKVLEKWKPRAKIRIDLSAIRNAIVEEEIGDGVVDFERIKGRRLGFWEGLKGESESESESRDWEPIRALKTRIREFEKKSSSVEIFDGFKNSEFLEKLKSSLKSMCKEPQESKEVPPLDVPELLAYFVKQSGPFLDQLGVSRDTCDKIVESLYSKRKNQLLLQSDSEEESSLLGNGNINDELDLRIASVLQSTGHRYEGGLWTDRPKQDFSSNERHVAIVTTASLPWMTGTAVNPLFRAAYLSQSKKQKVTLLVPWLCKSDQELVYPSNLTFASPEEQEGYIRNWLEERTGFKAEFKISFYPGKFSKERRSILPAGDTSQFIPSKDADIAILEEPEHLNWYHHGKRWTDKFNHVVGVVHTNYLEYIKREKNGALQAFFVKHINNWVTRAYCSKVLRLSAATQDLPNSVICNVHGVNPKFLKIGEMMAAERELGQKAFTKGAYFLGKMVWAKGYKELIDLLGKHKTDLDGFNMDVFGSGEDAHEVQSAARRLDLNLNFQKGRDHADDSLHRYKVFINPSISDVLCTATAEALAMGKFVVCADHPSNEFFNSFPNCLIYKTPEDFVAKVKEALENEPYPLTPEQRYKLSWEAATQRFMEYSDLDQILNMEKDGVKPSRDKGKLIGKSASMPNLSELANGGLAFAHYCLTGNEFLRLCTGATPGTRDYDKQHCKDLNLLPPQVENPIYGW from the exons ATGGCTACCCAGCATCAACCTTCAAGCGCGTTCTCCTTCCTCTCAAAAGGCTGGCGCGAAGTCCGTGACTCAGCTGACGCGGATCTCCGTCTAATGAAAGACCGAGCCAACTCGTTCAAAAACCTAGCCACCTCATTCGACCGGGAGCTTGAGAATTTCTTCAATTCCGCTGCGCCGGGGTTCTCCGTCGCGGCGATGCGTTCTTCTCCTCCCGCTGAGATTGAATTCGTGAAGAGACTGCAGCCGAAGTTGTCGGAGATTCGTAGGGCGTACTCGTCGCCGGATTTTAGTAAGAAGGTTCTGGAGAAGTGGAAGCCGAGGGCGAAGATTCGGATTGATTTGTCGGCTATTAGGAATGCGATTGTGGAGGAGGAGATTGGGGATGGGGTTGTGGATTTTGAGAGAATTAAGgggagaaggttagggttttgggAAGGGTTGAAAGGGGAGAGTGAGAGTGAGAGTGAAAGTAGGGATTGGGAACCGATTCGAGCTTTGAAAACTAGGATTAGGGAGTTTGAGAAGAAGAGTTCTTCTGTGGAAATTTTTGATGGGTTTAAGAATAGTGAATTTCTTGAGAAACTTAAGTCTAGCTTG AAATCGATGTGCAAAGAACCCCAAGAATCAAAG GAAGTGCCACCACTGGATGTACCTGAACTTCTGGCCTACTTTGTTAAACAGTCTGGGCCATTTTTGGATCAACTTGGAGTCAGCAGAG ATACGTGCGACAAGATAGTTGAAAGCCTGTATAGCAAACGCAAGAACCAACTTCTACTGCAGTCTGATTCTGAGGAAGAATCTTCTTTGCTTGGGAATGGAAACATAAATGATGAATTGGATCTGCGAATAGCCAGTGTCCTTCAGAGCACAGGACACCGGTATGAAGGTGGACTCTGGACAGACCGTCCAAAGCAGGATTTCTCTAGCAATGAAAGACATGTTGCAATAGTCACAACTGCTAGTCTTCCTTGGATGACGGGAACAGCTGTAAACCCACTATTTCGAGCTGCATATTTATCACAGTCTAAAAAGCAGAAAGTTACTCTGCTGGTTCCATGGCTTTGTAAATCGGACCAGGAACTAGTTTATCCCAGCAACCTCACTTTTGCTTCCCCAGAAGAGCAGGAAGGTTATATACGCAACTGGCTTGAAGAAAGAACTGGTTTTAAGGCAGAGTTCAAAATTTCATTTTATCCCGGGAAG TTTTCAAAGGAAAGGCGTAGTATATTACCCGCTGGAGATACTTCTCAATTTATACCATCCAAGGATGCTGACATTGCTATCCTGGAAGAACCAGAACATTTGAATTGGTATCATCATGGAAAGCGTTGGACAGATAAATTCAACCATGTTGTTGGCGTTGTCCATACCAATTACTTAGAATACATAAAGAGGGAGAAAAATGGGGCACTTCAGGCATTCTTTGTGAAACACATCAACAACTGGGTTACAAGAGCTTACTGTAGCAAG GTTCTTCGTCTCTCGGCTGCTACTCAGGATTTACCCAACTCTGTAATTTGCAATGTTCATGGTGTGAATCCCAAGTTCTTAAAAATTGGAGAAATGATGGCTGCAGAGAGAGAGCTAGGGCAGAAGGCTTTCACAAAAGGGGCATATTTCTTGGGAAAGATGGTATGGGCAAAAGGATATAAGGAGTTGATAGATTTATTAGGAAAGCATAAGACTGACCTTGATGGCTTCAACATGGATGTATTTGGAAGTGGAGAGGATGCTCATGAAGTCCAGAGTGCAGCTAGAAGGTTGGATTTGAATCTCAACTTTCAGAAAGGAAGAGATCACGCAGATGATTCCCTTCATAG GTACAAAGTCTTTATAAATCCTAGCATCAGTGATGTGCTATGCACAGCTACGGCCGAGGCACTTGCCATGGGAAAATTTGTAGTGTGTGCTGATCATCCATCAAATGAGTTCTTCAATTCATTTCCCAATTGTTTGATTTACAAGACACCAGAAGACTTTGTAGCAAAAGTAAAAGAAGCATTAGAAAATGAGCCTTATCCTCTCACACCTGAACAAAGATATAAACTTTCTTGGGAAGCTGCAACTCAAAGATTTATGGAATATTCCGATCTTGACCAAATCCTAAACATGGAAAAGGATGGCGTAAAACCAAGTAGAGATAAAGGAAAGCTCATTGGCAAGTCTGCATCAATGCCTAATCTTTCAGAACTTGCAAATGGAGGCTTAGCATTCGCTCACTACTGTCTCACTGGGAACGAGTTCCTGAGATTATGTACTGGAGCAACACCTGGGACACGTGATTATGACAAGCAACACTGTAAAGACCTTAATCTCTTGCCCCCACAGGTGGAGAATCCTATCTATGGCTGGTAA